A single window of Cetobacterium sp. 8H DNA harbors:
- the hydG gene encoding [FeFe] hydrogenase H-cluster radical SAM maturase HydG: MEKEINFIDQNYIENLILEARETSNEEIERILEKARNREGLTHKEVASLLEIKDEEQKKELYRIAGELKKAIYGNRIVVFAPLYVSDYCANNCTYCGYKRDNKFLRKKLSREEIQNEVRLLEKMGHKRLALELGEDPVNAPIEYTLEAIDAVYSTKFENGAIRRINVNIAATTVENYKKLKEAEIGTYILFQETYHKPTYEKVHPKSIKGNYEYHLNAFSRAMEAGIDDVGAGVLFGLSDYKFEIIALMLHNEYLEKTKGVGFHTISVPRIKKAEGMSLEEYPHQIDDDTFRNIVAILRLAVPFTGMILSTRETAELRKELIKYGISQVSAGSSADVGGYTDREEGKTRTQFELADHRTPLEVLKELLDEDFIPSYCTACYRMGRTGDRFMQLAKSGNIQNVCSPNALLTLMEYAMDYGDKDLLEKVEKVIAREILNIEREDIKELTLEKLEKIKKGERDLYL; encoded by the coding sequence ATGGAAAAGGAAATAAATTTTATTGACCAGAACTATATAGAGAATTTAATTTTAGAAGCTAGAGAAACGTCAAATGAAGAAATAGAAAGAATATTAGAAAAAGCTAGAAATAGAGAAGGGTTAACTCATAAAGAAGTAGCCTCACTTTTAGAGATAAAAGATGAAGAACAGAAAAAAGAGTTATATAGAATAGCCGGAGAATTAAAAAAGGCTATTTATGGAAATAGAATAGTGGTATTTGCACCACTTTACGTGAGTGATTATTGTGCTAATAATTGTACATATTGTGGTTATAAAAGAGATAATAAATTTCTAAGAAAGAAACTTTCAAGAGAAGAGATTCAAAATGAAGTAAGACTTTTAGAAAAGATGGGGCATAAGAGATTGGCGTTAGAACTGGGAGAAGACCCAGTAAATGCTCCAATAGAATATACACTCGAAGCAATAGATGCAGTTTATAGTACTAAATTTGAAAATGGAGCTATCAGAAGAATAAATGTTAATATAGCAGCCACAACTGTTGAAAATTATAAAAAATTAAAAGAGGCTGAAATAGGAACGTATATATTATTTCAAGAAACTTATCATAAACCAACATATGAAAAAGTGCACCCTAAGAGCATAAAAGGAAACTATGAATATCATCTAAATGCTTTTAGCAGAGCTATGGAAGCAGGGATTGATGATGTAGGTGCAGGAGTTTTATTCGGTTTATCTGACTATAAATTTGAAATAATTGCCTTAATGTTACACAATGAATATTTAGAAAAAACTAAAGGTGTAGGTTTTCATACAATTTCAGTTCCAAGAATAAAAAAAGCTGAAGGAATGAGCTTAGAAGAGTATCCACACCAGATAGATGATGATACATTTAGAAATATTGTTGCTATATTGAGACTGGCAGTACCTTTTACAGGAATGATACTATCAACAAGAGAAACGGCTGAGCTTAGAAAAGAACTTATAAAATATGGAATTTCACAAGTAAGTGCAGGATCTTCAGCAGATGTTGGTGGATATACAGATAGAGAAGAAGGTAAAACAAGAACTCAATTTGAATTGGCTGATCACAGAACCCCTTTAGAAGTTCTAAAAGAACTTTTAGATGAAGATTTTATACCAAGTTATTGTACAGCATGTTATAGAATGGGAAGAACTGGAGATAGGTTTATGCAGCTAGCTAAAAGCGGAAACATTCAAAACGTTTGTTCTCCAAATGCTTTATTGACATTGATGGAATATGCTATGGACTATGGAGATAAAGATCTTCTAGAAAAAGTAGAAAAAGTTATAGCTAGAGAAATTCTGAATATAGAACGAGAAGATATAAAAGAATTGACTTTAGAAAAGCTAGAAAAAATAAAAAAAGGAGAGAGAGACCTTTACCTTTAG
- the hydF gene encoding [FeFe] hydrogenase H-cluster maturation GTPase HydF, whose protein sequence is MKNTPNSNRLHIGIFGKTNSGKSSLLNAITEQDISIVSDIAGTTTDSVTKAMEFLPYGPVLFIDTAGLEDESELGEVRMKKTIQELKRTDFALLVMDVNAIDMAFYKDQEIIFKKYNIPFLLVLNKCENLTDASKYVIKKIFPNGIFISTKNRESILHLKEHILKEIQKEQEEPKLISDIIPYNGKIIMVVPIDSEAPKGRLILPQVQLLRECLDSGIKSYVVRDTELKSALEDISDIDLVITDSQAFKNVEKIVENKAKLTSFSIIFARQKGDLKDLVVGVKKLSKLNHGDKILISETCTHNTSHEDIGRVKIPKLIRNYCGKELEFEFKSGKDFPEDLSKYAMIIHCGGCMINRKLMQSRIDEAKALRIPITNYGLVIAEVNGILDKAIQIFR, encoded by the coding sequence ATGAAGAATACACCTAATTCAAATAGATTACATATTGGAATTTTTGGAAAAACGAACTCTGGAAAGTCCTCTCTTCTAAATGCTATTACGGAACAAGATATATCTATAGTTTCAGATATTGCTGGGACAACAACAGATTCTGTAACAAAAGCTATGGAATTTTTACCGTATGGACCTGTATTGTTTATAGATACCGCCGGCTTAGAAGATGAGAGTGAACTTGGCGAAGTGAGAATGAAAAAGACGATACAAGAATTAAAAAGAACAGATTTTGCTTTACTTGTAATGGATGTAAATGCAATTGATATGGCTTTTTATAAAGATCAAGAGATCATTTTTAAAAAATATAACATACCATTTTTATTAGTTTTAAATAAATGTGAGAACCTAACAGATGCAAGTAAGTATGTTATAAAAAAAATATTTCCAAACGGAATATTTATCTCTACTAAAAATAGAGAGAGCATACTACATTTAAAAGAGCATATTTTAAAAGAGATACAAAAAGAGCAAGAAGAGCCTAAATTAATAAGTGATATAATTCCATATAATGGGAAGATTATAATGGTTGTTCCAATTGACTCAGAAGCTCCAAAAGGTAGATTGATTTTGCCTCAAGTTCAACTTTTAAGAGAGTGTTTAGATTCTGGAATAAAGAGCTATGTAGTTAGAGATACTGAACTGAAAAGTGCATTAGAAGATATTTCAGATATAGATTTAGTTATAACAGATTCACAAGCATTTAAGAATGTAGAAAAAATAGTTGAAAATAAAGCAAAGTTAACAAGTTTTTCTATTATTTTTGCAAGACAAAAGGGTGATTTGAAAGATTTAGTTGTAGGAGTAAAAAAACTTTCAAAACTAAATCACGGAGATAAAATATTAATTTCTGAAACTTGTACTCATAATACATCACATGAAGACATTGGAAGGGTTAAGATTCCAAAACTTATAAGGAATTATTGTGGAAAAGAGTTAGAATTTGAATTTAAATCAGGAAAAGATTTCCCAGAAGATCTATCAAAATATGCAATGATTATTCATTGTGGAGGATGTATGATAAATCGAAAGTTGATGCAAAGCAGGATTGATGAAGCTAAAGCTTTGAGAATACCAATAACAAATTATGGCTTAGTTATTGCAGAAGTAAATGGAATATTAGATAAAGCTATTCAAATCTTTAGATAG
- the hydE gene encoding [FeFe] hydrogenase H-cluster radical SAM maturase HydE — MREIKSLIDKLTRENFLTKEELKRLLENLNEDTRDYLIQRAYDVRKLNYGNSVFLRGLIEISNICKYDCHYCGIRASNHKVSRYRLSKDQILDCCHKGYLLGYRTFVLQGGEDSYFTDEILIEIIKELKTQYKDIAVTLSLGERGRESFQRLYEAGADRYLLRHETANKKLYEKLHPKMSYENRIESLHILKEIGYQVGSGFLIGLPGLKLKDYAEDLMLLKQLKPHMVGIGPFIPHPATPLKDEVGGTAYDTITLLAIIRLLLPDVLLPATTALGTIDPKGREKGFKAGANVIMPNLSPMNCREKYSLYEGKKFLGNESAEEKIKIEKNILDSGFEPILTRGDNIKWKRK, encoded by the coding sequence GTGAGAGAGATAAAAAGTCTAATAGATAAACTGACAAGAGAAAATTTTTTAACAAAAGAAGAATTGAAGAGATTACTTGAAAACTTGAATGAGGACACAAGAGATTATTTAATTCAAAGAGCTTATGATGTCAGGAAATTAAATTATGGAAATAGTGTTTTTTTAAGAGGGTTGATAGAGATTTCCAATATTTGCAAATATGATTGTCACTATTGTGGAATAAGAGCTTCAAATCATAAAGTAAGTAGATATAGATTATCTAAAGATCAAATTTTAGATTGCTGCCATAAAGGTTATCTTTTAGGATATAGAACATTTGTACTTCAAGGTGGAGAAGATAGTTATTTTACTGATGAAATTTTAATTGAGATTATAAAAGAATTAAAAACTCAGTATAAAGATATAGCAGTGACGCTTTCTTTGGGAGAGAGAGGACGAGAGTCTTTTCAAAGACTATATGAAGCTGGTGCTGATAGATATCTGTTAAGACATGAAACAGCAAATAAAAAGCTATATGAAAAGTTGCATCCTAAAATGAGTTATGAAAACAGAATAGAGTCACTACATATTTTAAAAGAGATAGGGTATCAAGTAGGGAGTGGTTTTTTAATAGGGTTACCAGGTTTGAAATTGAAGGACTATGCTGAAGATTTAATGTTATTAAAACAATTAAAACCGCATATGGTTGGGATAGGGCCGTTTATTCCACACCCAGCTACACCTTTAAAAGATGAAGTTGGAGGAACCGCTTATGATACTATAACGCTTTTAGCAATAATTAGATTACTTTTACCAGATGTTCTTTTACCAGCAACAACAGCTTTAGGAACGATAGATCCAAAAGGCAGGGAAAAAGGCTTTAAAGCTGGAGCAAATGTAATTATGCCAAATTTATCTCCGATGAATTGTAGAGAAAAATATTCTTTATATGAAGGGAAAAAATTCTTAGGTAACGAATCAGCAGAAGAAAAAATTAAAATAGAAAAAAATATACTAGACTCAGGATTTGAACCAATATTGACAAGAGGTGATAATATCAAATGGAAAAGGAAATAA